The window TCGTCATCTACGCGGAAAGCTACGTGGTGAACGCCGCCTACGCCTTGGACTTCCGTAGGTAAATCATTGCGGGGCTCGACAAACACTTCAGCACCTGACCCGCCATCTCCGACTTCCATGACGATGATGTCAGCTTGTCCTTCGACAAGAGCGGGGACTCGGTTCTTCTCCGTAAATCCTAAAATCTGAAGTGCAGCAAGTGTGGGTTCAGGTGTGCGGACAGTTAGTCTGACAGGGCCTAGTCCAGTAATCCCGAATTCAACTGGAACCGGACTCTTATCCCATGGATTTCCAGTTGCAGCGACTGAATTTTTTTCATCGGATACAAGTGTCAATTGCTGACCTTCTGCATCTTCAAAGAAAATCACATTGCGACCGGCAAACTCTGTAATCGGTGCATGTTTAACGTTGAATTCAGTAAAACGTTCAATCCAATACTTTAGCGCATTGTCACTTGCTACACGAAGCGACGAATTGGAAATGCTGCTGACGCCTGCTCTTTTTGGTCCTGCATTAGGAAAGTCGAAGAATGTCAGTTCAGTTCCCGGATTTCCTCTTTCATCACCGTAAAATAAATGATAAGCAGTTGTATCGTCCTGATTTACTGTTTTCTTAACAAGTCTCATACCAAGTACCTCAGTGTAAAACTTAAAGTTATTCGCCGCACTTCCAGTCATCGCAGTTAGATGGTGAATGCCTTTTACGTTCATATTGATCAATCCCCTCATATTGGTAAGTAGTTAAATGATTATCTTGAATTCAAGGTAATATTACAAGGCATCTTAAACTTTGTCAAGGGATGCGGCTAGCAGTCCAGCGGGAAGGTGAACCTACTTTTACGTAAAGTGACTACTACCGAGCGATAAGAAAGCAAATGAAAAAGAGATTGTTGCAAATATTTCAGTACTCTTTTGGAAGCAGAAACGTTTCGATCGCCTCGTATTTCGGAGACCTCTCTGGGTGTATAGTAAAGAGGGAAAACGAATAGACTTGTACTTCAATCGGCTTGAAGTCTTCTTTTTGAATCGAGAGCTTGTCCGCCGTCTTCCGTTTTTTTGCGATGGTAACGTGGGGAGTGAATCGGTCTGAGATAGGCATATCCAGTTGTTTGGCAACAGTACTTTCAACTTCCTTCTGCAAGGCTGACAATTTTGGAGATTGCCCAACTGATAAATAGACGACTCGGGGACCCGAAGAAGGCCCAAAATAAGATAGTCCATCCATATATATTGAAAATGAAGAATGGGCAGCTGCAACTTCTGCAAGACTCTTCTTGAGAGTATGTAAATATTGTTCTCCCACGGCACCTACATAAAACAATGTTACATGTAAATCCTCTGTATGCGGAATAACTTTATAGGTTGCATCTAGCTCGTATTTCTTCTTGAAATCCTCGACTTGATCTTTGAAAGTCGAGGGGACCTTAATCCCAATAAAATAATGCTGTTGCATTACTGATCCTCCCTTATGAGTCAAATAACTTATTCTCCATTATTGTAGCCTGAAATCACAGGTTCAAGTCAAATCCAGCTCTTCTATTTGAACTACTTTCCATCATAAATATTTTTGTGATTAGATAGCTTAATTTCGAAGAAGTTGATATAATCAATATTATTAGAAAATGCTTTCCGTAATGGATATGATGAAGGGATATCATGTAAGCTGTCTAATTATGCTTATCTTGATATTCCTTTTTAATAAACAAATTAACGGAAATGGTCAAAAACCGGTCTAAAATTAGGAATAAGGAGATGCACACATCATGACTAACCATACAATTACAGTCACATTGAGCGAATCGAAAAAACAAAAACCATTAACCGAACAATTAGAGTTCGGGAGGATTTTTACAGATCATATGTTTGTTGCTGACTATTGCGAAGGACAAGGTTGGACGGATCATCGAATCGTCCCTTATGCGCCTCTTGAAATGGATCCGGCGGCAACTATTTTTCACTATGGCCAGACAATATTTGAAGGACTAAAAGCGTATGTAGGCAAAGATGGACAAGTTCTCCTATTTAGGCCGGAAGAAAATATGCGCCGCATGAACAAATCGAGTGATCGGCTTTGTATGCCGCTATTTGATGAGGAAATTGCACTTGAAGCCTTAAATAAACTTATTCTAGTCGATAAAGATTGGATTCCCGCGACAGAAGGGACATCCCTTTACATAAGACCATTCATGGTTGCAACTGAGCCATATCTCGGCGTTGCACCATCTAAAAAGTATAAATTTATTATTATTCTCTCGCCGGTTGGATCATATTATAAAGAAGGAATCCACCCTGTTAAAATTCTCGTCGAAAATGAATATGTGCGTGCAGTGACAGGTGGAACAGGTACAGCGAAAACTGCTGGGAATTACGCATCAGGTTTAAGAGCTCAGGAAATTGCAAGTAGGAAAGGGTATTCACAAGTTCTCTGGCTTGATGGGGTAGAACGAAAGTATATAGAAGAAGTCGGAAGCATGAACGTCTTCTTCAAAATTAACGGTGAGGTCATTACACCTGTTTTAAATGGCAGTATTTTGGAAGGAATTACGAGGAAGTCAATCCTTCAATTACTGAGACATTGGGACATTCCGGTTGTTGAACGTAAAATATCTATGGAAGAACTTCGTTCGGCACACCAGGCAGGTACTTTAGAGGAAGCTTTCGGAACAGGAACTGCGGCAGTTGTTTCGCCAATTGGAGAGCTTAATTGGGGCGATGACATAATGGTCGTTAATAATAATGAGACTGGCGAATTGTCTAAGAAACTTTATGAGACATTAACAGGTATTCAAACCGGTAAAGTGGAAGATCCATTCGGTTGGGTAGTTGAAGTCACTGACGCGGTAAAAGTATAACGGTTCTTTCTATACTGTATGAAGAAAAGGGTAGCCCTTCCAAGGTGCTATCCTTTTTCTATAGATAAGAAAGTATAGGGTTTTGAACCTGGAGCAGTGTCTAGCTCCAGCGCTTTTCTTTGTATCCAGTTCGGGAAGTCCTGCATATAGTAGGGAAGCGCCTAGTACTCTTAATAGGCAATTACTAAATGAATAAGGGAAGGGGATTGTGTGGAAAAATCATCGACAAATCACAAAAACTTCATAGATGAAAACAGTAAAGATAAACAGTTGGAACAATTCAGAGTGAATAATGAAGGTACAAGAATGACAACAAATCAAGCGCTGAAAGTTTCGAACGACGAAGAATCATTGAAAGCTGGTGTTCGTGGTCCAACACTAATGGAGGACTTTCATTTTCGTGAAAAAATGACCCATTTTGACAATGAAAGGATTCCAGAGCGGGTTGTACACGCCAGAGGATATGCTGCACACGGGTTTTTCGAATTATATGAATCAATGAAGGAATTTACAAAAGCAGGATTTCTACAGGAGCCCGGAACGAAAACCCCTGTTTTTACGAGATTCTCAAATGTCGTAGGAAGCAAAGGATCTGCGGATACAGTAAGGGACGTGCGAGGATTCGCCGTTAAGTTCTATACGGAAGAAGGAAACTATGATCTTGTAGGCAACAATATTCCCGTCTTTTTCATCCAAGATGGAATGAAGTTCCCTGATATTATCCATGCGATCCAACCCGAACCACATAACGAGATGCCGCAAGCTGCCTCTGCCCACGATACGTTTTGGGATTTCATAGCCAACAATCAAGAATCGGCGCATATGGTCATGTGGCTGATGTCAGATCGTGCGATTCCCCGGAGTTGGCGAATGATGGAAGGCTTCGGCGTTCACACATTCCGTTTTGTCAATGCAGAAGGAAAAGCCCATTTTGTGAAGTTTCACTGGAAACCTATCCTTGGTGTACATTCGCTTGTATGGGATGAAGCACAGAAAATTTCAGGAAAAGATCCAGACTTCCACCGACGGGATTTATGGGAATCAATTGAACATGGCAATTTTGCAGAGTATGAACTTGGTGTACAGATGATTGATGAAAAAGATGAATTTATGTTCGATTTCGATATACTAGATGCTACGAAACTTTGGCCGGAAGAAATCGTGCCTGTTAAAATATTGGGCAAGATGACACTTAATCGAAATGTTGACAACGTCTTCGCGGAAACGGAGCAAGTAGCCTTCCACCCGGGGAATGTCGTACCTGGAATTGATTTCACAAATGACCCACTTCTACAAGGTAGATTATTTTCTTATTTAGATACACAACTCATTCGCCTCGGAGGGCCGAATTTCACTGAAATTCCAATCAACCGTGCTGTCTGTCCATTCCATAATAATCAGCGAAATGGCTATAGCCGGCAGAGAATTGATGTTGGTCAAGTAAGTTACCATAAAAACTCGCTTGCGGATAATACGCCGTCGACCTCTACTGCGAAAGAGGGCGGATTCGTCCATTACGCAGAAAAAGTAGAAGGCCGTATCATTCAAGCACGTAGCGATTCCTTCAAAGATTTCTTTTCTCAGGCAAGGCTATTTTGGAACAGTATGTCGCCACCAGAGAAGCAGCATATTACTGATGCTTTCATCTTCGAACTTGGAAAAGTGAATAGCAAAAGTGTAAGACAGCAAGTCGCTGATATGTTGGTTAATATAGATAAAGAACTGGCAGTCCGAGTCGCAGACGGTATAGGGGTGGACCGCCCAACGGGTGAACAAGTGAATGTCAATGCATCTTCGCCGGCACTCAGTCAGGAAAATACGATTAGAGTCCCGTATACATTAAAAGTCGGTGTGCTGATCGGTAACGATTTTAATGGCGCTGAAGTAAAAAAAGTCGTCAAGACGTTAAGGAAATATGGTGTCACAGTGGACATTATCGGTGAAAAACTGGGTAAAGTGAGAGGTGCAGATGGTCTGTCTGTAATCGTGAATGGAACCTTCTTAACGATGGATCCCGTATTATTTGATGCTTTGTACGTCGTCGGAGGTACAGCTGAAAATCAGGCGAAATTTGATTATGATATCGAGTATTTCATAGACGAGGCATTCAAACATTACAAACCGATCGGGATTGCGTCGTCGGGCGTACCTTTCTTTGAAGCGTCAAACGCAAAAGCAGGACCCGGTATCGTGTTTGCTAGTGACAATCCCGATTTTGACACTGATTTTGTAAAAGCGATAGCGCAACAACGATTTTGGAACAGAGCAATTTATAATTGAATAGCAGGCATCCAGAGCCGTTCCGACATGCAAGACGGAGCGGTTTTACTTTGTTTATTTTATGGTCTATCTTTATCTAAGATACTTGCGTTTTTAGTACTCGTCTAATTAGTCTGAACTCATGTATACTAGTTTACAAAGTAGGAAAGGGAGGGTCAGTTGTGATAAAAGCGATTATTTTTGATTTGGATGATACATTGTTATGGGATAAGAAAAGTGTAGAAACTGCATTCAGGAAAACATGTGAACACGCGGCTCAAGTACATAATCTTAATCCAGTTGAGCTTGAAGAAGCTGTAAGAATGGAGGCAAGAATGCTTTACGAATCCTATGATACCTATGAATTTACACAGAAGATTGGCATTAACCCATTCGAAGGCCTTTGGGGAACATTTGAGGATGAAGGAGATTTCTTCATAAAGATGAAAGAAATTGTTCCCAGCTATCGTAAGGAAGCATGGACAAATGGACTTCAGCGAATCGGCATTAATGATGCTGACCTTGGCCGCACGTTAGCAGAATTATTCCCACAGGAACGGAGAAAGCATCCCTATCTATATGAAGAAACGTTCAAAGTGCTGGACTGTCTGAAAGATAAATATAAACTCGTTCTATTAACGAATGGTTCACCAAGTTTACAATACACGAAACTTGAAATTACATCTGAACTTGTCCCTTACTTTGACTCAATTGTTATTTCGGGAGCATTCGGAATAGGGAAGCCAGACGCATCCATATTTCAACATGTCCTAACTGAAAGC of the Sporosarcina sp. FSL K6-1508 genome contains:
- the thpR gene encoding RNA 2',3'-cyclic phosphodiesterase; translated protein: MQQHYFIGIKVPSTFKDQVEDFKKKYELDATYKVIPHTEDLHVTLFYVGAVGEQYLHTLKKSLAEVAAAHSSFSIYMDGLSYFGPSSGPRVVYLSVGQSPKLSALQKEVESTVAKQLDMPISDRFTPHVTIAKKRKTADKLSIQKEDFKPIEVQVYSFSLFTIHPERSPKYEAIETFLLPKEY
- a CDS encoding ring-cleaving dioxygenase, with protein sequence MNVKGIHHLTAMTGSAANNFKFYTEVLGMRLVKKTVNQDDTTAYHLFYGDERGNPGTELTFFDFPNAGPKRAGVSSISNSSLRVASDNALKYWIERFTEFNVKHAPITEFAGRNVIFFEDAEGQQLTLVSDEKNSVAATGNPWDKSPVPVEFGITGLGPVRLTVRTPEPTLAALQILGFTEKNRVPALVEGQADIIVMEVGDGGSGAEVFVEPRNDLPTEVQGVGGVHHVAFRVDDEEELHAWIDKINSTRLPNSGFVERFYFRSLYFREPNGILFELATDGPGFATDEPLETLGESLALPPFLEGKRAAIEANIKPLNTKR
- a CDS encoding HAD family hydrolase is translated as MIKAIIFDLDDTLLWDKKSVETAFRKTCEHAAQVHNLNPVELEEAVRMEARMLYESYDTYEFTQKIGINPFEGLWGTFEDEGDFFIKMKEIVPSYRKEAWTNGLQRIGINDADLGRTLAELFPQERRKHPYLYEETFKVLDCLKDKYKLVLLTNGSPSLQYTKLEITSELVPYFDSIVISGAFGIGKPDASIFQHVLTESGVTADEAMMVGDNLMTDILGASRVGMRSVWINRENKLMSEEVVPTYEINHLEKIYTILEELNKKQAVQ
- a CDS encoding catalase, whose protein sequence is MEKSSTNHKNFIDENSKDKQLEQFRVNNEGTRMTTNQALKVSNDEESLKAGVRGPTLMEDFHFREKMTHFDNERIPERVVHARGYAAHGFFELYESMKEFTKAGFLQEPGTKTPVFTRFSNVVGSKGSADTVRDVRGFAVKFYTEEGNYDLVGNNIPVFFIQDGMKFPDIIHAIQPEPHNEMPQAASAHDTFWDFIANNQESAHMVMWLMSDRAIPRSWRMMEGFGVHTFRFVNAEGKAHFVKFHWKPILGVHSLVWDEAQKISGKDPDFHRRDLWESIEHGNFAEYELGVQMIDEKDEFMFDFDILDATKLWPEEIVPVKILGKMTLNRNVDNVFAETEQVAFHPGNVVPGIDFTNDPLLQGRLFSYLDTQLIRLGGPNFTEIPINRAVCPFHNNQRNGYSRQRIDVGQVSYHKNSLADNTPSTSTAKEGGFVHYAEKVEGRIIQARSDSFKDFFSQARLFWNSMSPPEKQHITDAFIFELGKVNSKSVRQQVADMLVNIDKELAVRVADGIGVDRPTGEQVNVNASSPALSQENTIRVPYTLKVGVLIGNDFNGAEVKKVVKTLRKYGVTVDIIGEKLGKVRGADGLSVIVNGTFLTMDPVLFDALYVVGGTAENQAKFDYDIEYFIDEAFKHYKPIGIASSGVPFFEASNAKAGPGIVFASDNPDFDTDFVKAIAQQRFWNRAIYN
- a CDS encoding branched-chain amino acid aminotransferase, producing MTNHTITVTLSESKKQKPLTEQLEFGRIFTDHMFVADYCEGQGWTDHRIVPYAPLEMDPAATIFHYGQTIFEGLKAYVGKDGQVLLFRPEENMRRMNKSSDRLCMPLFDEEIALEALNKLILVDKDWIPATEGTSLYIRPFMVATEPYLGVAPSKKYKFIIILSPVGSYYKEGIHPVKILVENEYVRAVTGGTGTAKTAGNYASGLRAQEIASRKGYSQVLWLDGVERKYIEEVGSMNVFFKINGEVITPVLNGSILEGITRKSILQLLRHWDIPVVERKISMEELRSAHQAGTLEEAFGTGTAAVVSPIGELNWGDDIMVVNNNETGELSKKLYETLTGIQTGKVEDPFGWVVEVTDAVKV